The following is a genomic window from Nitrospira sp..
AAGTAGGCCGGAATCGGTAGGGTCCCGGCGATAAAATACGTCAGCGGCGGCATCTCCAGGAGAAACAATGGGGAACGTCCTCCCGGCAGCGACACCTGGCGATCGAAAACCGCCTGCACCGCACGGATATTCTGAGCCACGATGTCCGCACTCGCGGCGGTATAGAGCGGGGGCAAATAGGTCCCGAATGAATAACCGGCAATATGCTTCGTCGCACATTCATGATTCGACCAGGCGCTTCGAAGTAACGCCAGGTGCGAGGCCAGCGCGCGTGCCTCTTCCTGAAACAAGGGATCGGTCTCGCCCCCCGGCTGCGTCACCCAGAGGCCTTCACCATGGTAGGACAGCGACAGATCGGTCTGACGGCGAACTGCGGCCAGCGCGCCGGTTGCCGCGTGAAAGACCTCCAGATACATCGGAAAAACTTGACGGCGCGTGAGGTCGGCGAGCAAGCTAATGAGGTCGGGCGAATAGACATCGACTGACAACCCAATCCCTTGAACGGGGATCCGGGCCACTCGGTCTAGAAAATCATGGCACACAGCACGCGACTGCGTCATACATCCGCCCTCTCGTTTTGGCAGCAACTGGGCCCAGTGTATTCCGTCAAACCCTTGAGTGACAAGGCTTTGACAGATCCACAGTGGCCAGAATCCGTCTGCTATACTTGCCATACACCACTGCCGCCAGGGCGATCACCCGGCACCGTACGCACCCTGGCGATGCGATGATAAACCAAAACCATCAACAACCGAAGACCCCGAACCCTAAACTCACAGTGATCGCACGCATGATGACTCCAGGCGTCGTTCAAATTCCCGGTGATGTCACCGTCACCGAAGCGGCCTCCCTTCTGGAGCGTGAACAGATGCCGTGCCTCCTGGTGAAAGACACCGACCTGCACTTTGGGTTGATGACACCATCCGATATCGTCAAGAAAGTAGTTGCCCTGGGCCTTGCGCCTGATGATATCGAAGTCCGAGCGATCATGTCTCAACCTGTGTGCTTCATTGAATACGATCGCGCGGCAGATGAGGCCACATCCTTGATGATGTCTTCCGGCGCTCCCATTTTGATTGTCACAAAACAGGAGCAGCCGGTCGGCGTCTTGACCGCGCGCGATCTTGTTTTATCGCCTAAACGCTGCCACACGCGCGTCCCGGCCATCATCGGCGTTATGGGCTCCGATTCACCTGAGGCCCACCAGCAGGCTATCATCGTTCAACTCAGTCATGTCGGCGCGACGGTCCGGACCTCGGCGGTTTTGCTGCCCGGCACACGAGTCTTTCTGAATTTCTCTCTTCCGGAACTATCGGCTCCTCTGACCGTGACCGGAACGATTCTCGAAGAGTATGACCCACTCTACGAGTCCGGAAAAGCCGGAACGGTGGAAAGCCCGAGCATCGACATCCAATTCACCGAACTCTCGCCAGCCGATCAGTCTCGCATCAAAGCGTGGGTCCTTCAGAACTCGCCCAAATCGACCGATCTAGCCTAGCCGTCGCACAACTCGCGATCTTCTTTGACCAGAGAAACCGTGCCTGGTAGAATTTTCCCATTCTCGCTCGCTCACCATCATGCATACACACTAGACAGCTATGGACTCCCTATGAAATCCACACAACACCGCCCTCGCACTACTCTTTCCAACGATGAAGTCCTGACTCAGATTCGCGGACTCTTGGATAGTCCTGAAGACGACCTTCACGCCACCCTGATGAAGGAACTGTTGACTGGCGTGCTGAAGTTTCACGATTCGCATCTCGATCTCTTAGACCTGAAGATTATTAACCGCGCCATCAAGGAACTGCGCCACGCCTTTACCGTCTTTAACCGGTATCACGACCGGCGGAAAGTCAGCATCTTCGGCTCTGCACGCACGCCCTCCGATGACCCCAATTATCGGCTGGCCCATCGCTTCGCGGAACAAGTGGTGAAAGCCGGCTACATGGTGATCACCGGCGGCGCAGACGGCATTATGCGAGCCTCGCAGGAAGGAGCCGGACGCGAGAACAGTTTCGGCGTGAATATCATGCTGCCGTTTGAGCAAGGCGCGAACGCCACGATCGCCAACGATCCCAAGCTGATCACCTTCAAATACTTTTTCACCCGCAAACTGATGTTCCAGAAAGAAGCCAACGCCATCGTGCTATTCCCCGGCGGCTTTGGAACGCACGACGAAGGCTTTGAAATCTTGACCTTGGCGCAAACCGGCAAGAGCGACCCGCAACCGATTGTCTGCATGCAAGCCTCCGGATGCGATTATTGGGACGATTGGTCCGCCTTTATTGTGAAGCAACTCCTGAAACGACGGTTGATCAACGAAGAAGACCTCAGCCTCTTCAAGGTCGTCAACTCAGCGGAAGCGGCGGTGGACGAAATTTCGGCGTTCTACCGCCGCTACCACTCCATTCGATTTGTCGGAAAATCGATGGCAATGCGACTGAGCTCTCCCATCGCCGAAGAACACCTCGAACAAATCCAGACGCAATTCGGCGATCTACTCTCTGAAGGCCGGTTTGAACTGCGCGCGGCGCTGGAAGAAGAGTTGGACGAACCAGCCATCGCCAGCCTTCCTCGACTGGTCTTCCCCTTTAACCGTCGAAGCGCCGGGCGGCTTCGCCAGCTCATCAACTATGTGAATGGCCTCTAACCATCGCGAAAATTCCCGCGAGCACCCTCTTCAGTCCGGCTCCCGCGCGTGCTATGGTGACGAACCTCTATGAAGAATTCGCCACCATGCCGCCAATTCAGCAATCCCCCGAGCACCGTCCTTTACCATGCCGAATGCGCCGATGGATTTGGCGCGGCTTGGGCCATCTGGCGGCAGCATCCTCACGCCCGATTCATTCCCGTCAAACACGGGAATCCCCCCCCGGCCGATCTCAAAGATCAGCGCGTCGTCATCGTCGACTTCAGCTATTCCCGACAGATTCTCGAGGCGATGGCCGCTGAGACAGACGCCCTGTTGATCCTCGATCACCATATTACCGCCGAACAGTCGCTGGCCGGCCTTCCCTACGCCTACTTTGACCTGAAGAAATCGGGCGCCGTGTTGGGGTGGGAATGGGCGCACGGAACCCAGGCGCCCTGGCTGCTGCAATACATCCAAGACAAAGATTTGTGGAACTGGGCGCTCCCCGGCAGCCGTGAGATCAGTGCCGCCATCGCCTCCTATCCGTTCGACTTTCAACAGTGGAGCCGGTTCACCCAACCTGAACTGGAACAGGAAGGCCGCGCGATCCTTCGATACGAACAGGAGCTTGTCGGGAAACTCGCCGCCCAGGCCGTGATGGTGGAATTTCAAGGCGCCGTCGTCCCAGCCGTACAGAGCTCCATCCTCACCAGCCAGATCGGAGAGCGCCTCTCGCCGAATCACCCCTTCTGCCTGATCTGGCACGACCGGGATAATCGCCGCTACTTCAGCATGCGATCCCGCGAAGACGGCACCGATGTGGGAAGCATCGCCGCCTCTTTCGGCGGCGGCGGCCATACCCATGCGGCCGGGTTTTCTGTGCCTCTCAATAGTGATGGGTCGCTCCCCTCAAACCAGGATCTGCCCCGGCCCATCATCGATCGCCGCCGCATGCCCTAGCAGAACCCATGCTTCCCCTGCGTGACGATAATCCGACTGAACGGCCCCCCATCGTGACGATTGCGATCATCGCGATGTGCGTGCTGGTATTTACCTACCAATTCACGCTTCCCGACAAGCCTGGTGAAACGTTTGCTTTTCAGTACGGCGCCATCCCTGCTGTCATTTTCAGTCATGCAGCCCTTCCAACCGACATCGCTGCCATTCCTGCAACATTGACTCTGCTCACAAGCATGTTTCTCCATGGCGGCTGGATGCATTTGCTCGGCAACATGCTCTACCTCTGGATCTTCGGCAATAATATCGAAGATGCCATGGGCCATCTCAAGTTCGCGGCCTTCTACATTCTTTGCGGAATCCTGGCCGCGCTGAGCCATGCCCTCACCGATCCGTCCTCTCAGATTCCCATGGTCGGCGCCAGTGGCGCCATTTCTGCCATCCTGGGAGCGTACCTGCTGCTCTATCCCAGAGCCCGTGTCCTGGTGCTGATCCCGCCTCCCTTCTTTGGAACCACCTCTGTGCCGGCTGTCATCGTCTTGGGGTTCTGGTTTTTAGGGCAGCTCTACAGCGGAGGGCTGTCACTGGGATCGCACGGCGGGGGGATTGCCTTCTTCGCGCACATCGGAGGATTCGTGGCGGGCATGGCCCTGGTAGGGATCTTTAAACAACGGAATGTGCCCTTCTTTGCCCCAGCGCATTCCGGACGGTACTACTAGCCCGGCGCGTCAGGCGGCATCCAGCATTTCCCTGACTTTCTCCACCAATCCAGCTTGTCGATAAGGATGCTGAAGGACACAGCGCCGATTGATCCGATGGTGCGCTATCGTCTCCTCGTCATAACTCGACACGAACAGCGCTCTCATCGTCGGTTGATGATTGAGGAGCCGGCGGGCTAACTCTCGTCCTCCGATCTCAGGCAGGACCAAGGGGCTTACCGTCAAATGCACAATACCTTGGTGCCGCTGAGTGAGCATTACAGCTTCGACGGAAGAAGCGGCCTCCAGCACGCGATACTTGTGCCTGGCCAGCATCGCCCCGACCAGTTTACGGTGGATCTCATCTTCCTCGATCAATAAAATCGTCTCGTCTCCCTTGGCCAGCATCGACTTGGGAGCCTGCTCTTCCTGCGCATGGGCCGCCCGTGCGCCCGGCAACCAGATCCGAACGACAGTCCCTTGCCCTGGCCGGCTATCGACCTCAACGGTTCCCCCGTTTTGCTTGACGATCCCATACACCGCTGTCAGGCCAAGCCCAACATTGGTTTCTTTCGTCGAAAAAAACGGCTCGAACATCCGCGCTTGCGTGTCCAGATTCATTCCTGTTCCCGTGTCGCTGACCTGAACCAGCACGCCGTGAGATAGGTCCTTACCGGCCCCGTGGGCCTGAGTGGCGCTATGGAGTCCCGCACCCAAGCTGGTCTGGATCGCCAGCCGTCCACCGCTTGGCATGGCATCCCGCGCATTGACCACCAGCTGGAGCAAGACCTTTTCCAACCCCTCGCGATCGACCTCCGCATAGATTGGAATGTCGTCGTGATGGATCGCCAGATCGACCTGGGCAGGAAGAAGGCCACGGATTGCGCTCTGAAGATCCGTTAAGACCGCCTTGACCGACAACGCCTGACGAACCTGCGTATCTTCCCAATTGAGCGCGATTAGTTGAGCCGTTAATGCCGCAGCCTTCTCACCGGTCTTGAAGATCTCGTCGGACGCCGCTCGCAACGGATCGTTGGGCGGCAACTGGCTCAACAACACACCCGTCTGCTTCCCGATCACGGCAAACAACTCACCGAACTCCTTCGCAATTCCGGCCGCCATCCGTCCGACAGCCTCCATCTTCTGCGCCTCGCGCAGGCGCCGTTCTAACCCTTGTCGCGCCGCCTGCCCCTGTTGCAGCTTATCCTGGGACTGCGTCAGATCCTTGTTCAGTCCAGCGATGCGCGCCTCCAATTGTATTTTGCTGGCAGCCAGTTGCTCTTCCGTGCGCTTCAATAAGTCGACATCTTTCAACAACGCCGACTTCTCTTCCTGGACAACCGTCACCGTTTCCAGTGCCAACCCATAAAACACCGCCATCACCAGAAGCACTGGCACGCCAAGCCAATGGCCGACCACAACGGTTTCACTATAGACAATGCCTTCATACAACAATGCAGCATATCCGGCACAAAGGAGAAGACACAGCCCTATCATGTGATTCATGCGCCGCACCGAGGCCGCCACCAACATCACGATAAAGTACGCCACATAGAGATCTGGGCGCGCGTTTCCCGACAGATAAATCGTCCCGGTCACCAGCACCGTATCGACAGCCACGAGCGCGCCAGTAACCCAAGCTATCTCGAACCAGCCGCTCGGCAACAACGCGAGCAGGCCCACACATGCCCACATTCCGACGACCATCCCATCGCTATTCAACCGGCTGATGACCGACTCCGTGCCGAACAGCAGCTCATAGGACAGGATCACACTCACCAAACATTGCAGCAGAAGCAGTCGCGAGCGGGGATGCGTGAGAACGTGATGAAATCGGCTGTTAGCCTGGGGTGACGATGCTGACGCCGGTATCTTCATAGGACCGCCCTCCCGATGGACCCTGCATAAGGACAGCAACTTTTGTACCTCTGTTTGGAGATTAGAATCGGTCGTTGGCATAGCAATCCATCGGTCGTTCAGTACTCAGCATGAAGAATGAACCCTGCGGTCCATACAAAATCGAACGGCCGTCTGAGAGGGAGCAAGAACGTCTATTGATTGCACACCCGCTGGTGAGGGCTCAGTGAGCAGTCGGGCAAGTCGCGAACTGGAGCAGGCTGAACTAGCGTCTCGTTCTTAACTTAACGCGCAAGTATCTTTATGAATTGGCTGGCGCGATCCGTGGCCTCATCGGCCGACCCTGCGAGAAAGGTTACGTGTCCCATTTTTCGGCCAGGCCTGACCGTGCGCTTTCCGTATAGGTGAAGCTCGGCCCCAGGAATCGTCAGGAGGTCCCTGCATCCAGTGGAACTCGTGACCTTCTCAACGTCATGGCCGATCAGATTCACCATCGCGGCAGGACTCAACAATCTGACCTCTCCAAGCGGCATCCCGCACAAGGCCCGCACCTGCTGCTCGAACTGCGACACGGCGCAGGCGTCCAATGTGTAGTGCCCAGAATTATGCGGGCGCGGCGCGATTTCGTTGATCAATAAACCATCCCCTCGAAGGTGAAAGAGCTCGACACAAAACACGCCGATCCCGCCAAGCGCCTCCACCGCACGAAGCGCCACGTCCTTTGCCTGTGCGGCAACCTCGGGAGAAATCATCGCCGGAGCCACTGTCATCCGAAGAATCCCGGCCTCATGCCGGTTTTCAACAACCGGATACAGGCAATGCTCTCCGGTTGCGCTTCGAACGACCAGCACCGACAACTCCCGCACATAATCCACCATGGACTCGACAATCCACCGCACACCGGTCGGCGCCATTGTCCGAAGTGCCGCCTCCGCCTCCACGAGATCGGCCGGCCGCCGGATCGTCCACTGGCCCTTCCCATCGTATCCCGCTGTCGCCGTTTTACAGATCACCGCACCCCCGAAGGCTTGCACAACGCTGGGGAGCTGCGCTGGATCCGTCACCACCGAAAACGATGGAACCGGAAGCCCCTGCGCCTGTAAAAATTGTTTTTGCTCGATCCGATCTTGGATAACCTGAAGCACGGCGGCGGACGGACGGACAGGGCAGGTCTGGCTCAATTGTTCACAGAGCGATGCCGGGACGTTTTCCCATTCGAGCGTCACGGCAGACACAAGCTGGCTGAAGTCGCGGTAGGCTGAAGAGTCCGAAAAGGCCGCGGAGAACGACTGACTGGCAAACCGATGAGCCGGCGCATCTGGATCCGGATCCCAGACAGCGACTCGGTACCCAAGCTGCAGCGCCGTGCGCGTGAACATGGCGCCGAGCTGCCCACCACCCAATACTCCAAGGACGGCCCCAGGGCCAAGGAGCGGCATGATCACACTCGCAGGCTCGTCTGATCCGCTTGGAGACTGCCCACACTGGTGCCCTGCGCCTCCGGAGAATTGAGCACGCTTTCCGTTTGGGCTGCGCGAAACGCCTTCACGCGATCGGCGATCCAAGAATACCGGCCTGCTAAAATTTGGGCGGCCAGCAAGGCAGCGTTTTCCGCCCCTCCGATAGCGACGGTCGCCACAGGAATGCCCTTCGGCATTTGCACGATGGACAGCAACGAATCCAGTCCTCTCAGATTTTCCGTGGGAATGGGAACGCCAATAACTGGCACATGCGTTTTCGCCGCCAACATGCCGGGAAGATGGGCAGCCCCACCGGCGCCCGCAATGATGACTTCGATGCCGCGTCCCGGTGCATTCTCGGCATATTCGAACAGCCGGTCCGGCGTTCGGTGCGCCGACACCACCAAGAGCTCATATGGAATCTCAAACTCCGAGAGCAGCGCGCCGGCTTTCTCCAGAATCGGAAAATCGGATTTACTGCCGCCAAGAATCCCGATGAGCACGTTCTGCGCCTTGTTCACCCGGCGAGACGCTCCTCCTGTTCCTGCCATAACAAGCGCACTCCTTCCTTGCATCCCCGGCTATAGCTCAAAAAACAGAGCGTCACCTTAGCGATTCTGCCGGAACGGGTCAAGGTGACTCGGCTGGCTCTACGCAACATCACGTACCAAGGACGTATCCAGTTCTCCGCTTCAAATTGACCTCCGCCCAATATTTCTCATATGATGTGAGACGTACCGCTCCTACATCGCCAGCGCTTCAGGAGATGACTGCCGTGGCTCGCCTTGGTTCAGGTCTGAAAAACAAAGTCCGTTCGCTCGTCACGAGAGACAGCGGCCTGAGCGAGATCGCAATCGACGATCTGGCCACCTCCAGCAAGCTTCAGTCGTGGGAGGCCGTCCAAATTCCGGAACGGCTGAAGTTTTCTTCCCGGCTGGCGGTGACACTCGTCATTTTATTCCTTCTCATCATTATCTTTGTCCCCTGGACACAGACAATCACCGTCACCGGCCAGCTCTCCGCTTACTCGCCCTATGAGCGACCGCAAGACATTGAAGCGCAGATCACGGGACGGATCCAAAAATGGCACATCCTCGAAG
Proteins encoded in this region:
- a CDS encoding hypothetical protein (Evidence 4 : Unknown function but conserved in other organisms; MaGe:77307430); protein product: MINQNHQQPKTPNPKLTVIARMMTPGVVQIPGDVTVTEAASLLEREQMPCLLVKDTDLHFGLMTPSDIVKKVVALGLAPDDIEVRAIMSQPVCFIEYDRAADEATSLMMSSGAPILIVTKQEQPVGVLTARDLVLSPKRCHTRVPAIIGVMGSDSPEAHQQAIIVQLSHVGATVRTSAVLLPGTRVFLNFSLPELSAPLTVTGTILEEYDPLYESGKAGTVESPSIDIQFTELSPADQSRIKAWVLQNSPKSTDLA
- a CDS encoding hypothetical protein (Evidence 4 : Unknown function but conserved in other organisms; MaGe:77307431) codes for the protein MKSTQHRPRTTLSNDEVLTQIRGLLDSPEDDLHATLMKELLTGVLKFHDSHLDLLDLKIINRAIKELRHAFTVFNRYHDRRKVSIFGSARTPSDDPNYRLAHRFAEQVVKAGYMVITGGADGIMRASQEGAGRENSFGVNIMLPFEQGANATIANDPKLITFKYFFTRKLMFQKEANAIVLFPGGFGTHDEGFEILTLAQTGKSDPQPIVCMQASGCDYWDDWSAFIVKQLLKRRLINEEDLSLFKVVNSAEAAVDEISAFYRRYHSIRFVGKSMAMRLSSPIAEEHLEQIQTQFGDLLSEGRFELRAALEEELDEPAIASLPRLVFPFNRRSAGRLRQLINYVNGL
- a CDS encoding Phosphoesterase (MaGe:77307432); this translates as MKNSPPCRQFSNPPSTVLYHAECADGFGAAWAIWRQHPHARFIPVKHGNPPPADLKDQRVVIVDFSYSRQILEAMAAETDALLILDHHITAEQSLAGLPYAYFDLKKSGAVLGWEWAHGTQAPWLLQYIQDKDLWNWALPGSREISAAIASYPFDFQQWSRFTQPELEQEGRAILRYEQELVGKLAAQAVMVEFQGAVVPAVQSSILTSQIGERLSPNHPFCLIWHDRDNRRYFSMRSREDGTDVGSIAASFGGGGHTHAAGFSVPLNSDGSLPSNQDLPRPIIDRRRMP
- a CDS encoding Rhomboid family intramembrane serine protease (MaGe:77307433) — encoded protein: MLPLRDDNPTERPPIVTIAIIAMCVLVFTYQFTLPDKPGETFAFQYGAIPAVIFSHAALPTDIAAIPATLTLLTSMFLHGGWMHLLGNMLYLWIFGNNIEDAMGHLKFAAFYILCGILAALSHALTDPSSQIPMVGASGAISAILGAYLLLYPRARVLVLIPPPFFGTTSVPAVIVLGFWFLGQLYSGGLSLGSHGGGIAFFAHIGGFVAGMALVGIFKQRNVPFFAPAHSGRYY
- a CDS encoding putative Histidine kinase (Evidence 3 : Putative function from multiple computational evidences; Product type e : enzyme; MaGe:77307434) translates to MKIPASASSPQANSRFHHVLTHPRSRLLLLQCLVSVILSYELLFGTESVISRLNSDGMVVGMWACVGLLALLPSGWFEIAWVTGALVAVDTVLVTGTIYLSGNARPDLYVAYFIVMLVAASVRRMNHMIGLCLLLCAGYAALLYEGIVYSETVVVGHWLGVPVLLVMAVFYGLALETVTVVQEEKSALLKDVDLLKRTEEQLAASKIQLEARIAGLNKDLTQSQDKLQQGQAARQGLERRLREAQKMEAVGRMAAGIAKEFGELFAVIGKQTGVLLSQLPPNDPLRAASDEIFKTGEKAAALTAQLIALNWEDTQVRQALSVKAVLTDLQSAIRGLLPAQVDLAIHHDDIPIYAEVDREGLEKVLLQLVVNARDAMPSGGRLAIQTSLGAGLHSATQAHGAGKDLSHGVLVQVSDTGTGMNLDTQARMFEPFFSTKETNVGLGLTAVYGIVKQNGGTVEVDSRPGQGTVVRIWLPGARAAHAQEEQAPKSMLAKGDETILLIEEDEIHRKLVGAMLARHKYRVLEAASSVEAVMLTQRHQGIVHLTVSPLVLPEIGGRELARRLLNHQPTMRALFVSSYDEETIAHHRINRRCVLQHPYRQAGLVEKVREMLDAA
- a CDS encoding N5-carboxyaminoimidazole ribonucleotide synthase (MaGe:77307435); amino-acid sequence: MIMPLLGPGAVLGVLGGGQLGAMFTRTALQLGYRVAVWDPDPDAPAHRFASQSFSAAFSDSSAYRDFSQLVSAVTLEWENVPASLCEQLSQTCPVRPSAAVLQVIQDRIEQKQFLQAQGLPVPSFSVVTDPAQLPSVVQAFGGAVICKTATAGYDGKGQWTIRRPADLVEAEAALRTMAPTGVRWIVESMVDYVRELSVLVVRSATGEHCLYPVVENRHEAGILRMTVAPAMISPEVAAQAKDVALRAVEALGGIGVFCVELFHLRGDGLLINEIAPRPHNSGHYTLDACAVSQFEQQVRALCGMPLGEVRLLSPAAMVNLIGHDVEKVTSSTGCRDLLTIPGAELHLYGKRTVRPGRKMGHVTFLAGSADEATDRASQFIKILAR